From one Burkholderia pyrrocinia genomic stretch:
- a CDS encoding LysR family transcriptional regulator, whose product MLGNLSTLDLRLIRVFLAVTDAGGVSAAQAVLNVGQSTISAQLSSLETRLGYRLCERGRSGFRLTPKGERFHAMSRKLLAALDEFGMAARHMDRQLVGTLNIGLIGHTPVSQNARIAEAIAAFRTRDEAVRFSISVRAPGDLEEKLLSDEIQIAVGYFWHRVPTLDYTPLFIERQIAYCGRGHPLFDGAGTLTPADVAGFEWAWRSYPLPEAQMSTTPDRVTATADNMEAVALLILSGHHLGYLPQHFAAPYVAQGLLAPLNPEQLRYDVTFHMVVARNGRGNPLVEAFLEDLERAHQAPDIA is encoded by the coding sequence GTGCTGGGGAATCTGTCGACCCTCGATCTGCGGTTGATCCGCGTGTTTCTCGCGGTCACGGACGCGGGCGGCGTATCGGCCGCGCAGGCCGTGCTGAACGTCGGTCAGTCGACGATCAGCGCGCAGTTGTCGTCGCTCGAGACGCGGCTCGGCTACCGGCTCTGCGAGCGCGGCCGCAGCGGTTTCCGGCTCACGCCGAAGGGCGAACGGTTTCATGCGATGAGCCGCAAGCTGCTCGCGGCGCTCGACGAATTCGGGATGGCCGCGCGGCACATGGACCGCCAGCTGGTCGGCACGCTGAACATCGGCCTGATCGGCCATACGCCGGTCAGCCAGAACGCGCGGATCGCCGAGGCGATCGCCGCGTTCCGCACGCGCGACGAGGCCGTGCGCTTCTCGATCTCCGTGCGCGCGCCGGGCGATCTCGAGGAGAAGCTGCTGAGCGACGAGATCCAGATCGCGGTCGGCTATTTCTGGCACCGCGTGCCGACGCTGGACTACACGCCGTTGTTCATCGAGCGCCAGATCGCGTACTGCGGCCGCGGCCATCCGCTGTTCGACGGCGCCGGTACGCTGACGCCGGCCGACGTCGCGGGCTTCGAATGGGCGTGGCGCTCGTATCCGCTGCCGGAAGCGCAGATGTCGACGACGCCCGACCGCGTGACCGCGACCGCCGACAACATGGAGGCCGTCGCGCTGCTGATCCTGTCCGGCCACCACCTCGGCTACCTGCCGCAGCACTTCGCGGCGCCGTACGTCGCGCAGGGGCTGCTCGCGCCGCTCAATCCGGAGCAACTGCGCTACGACGTGACGTTTCACATGGTCGTCGCGCGCAACGGGCGCGGTAATCCGCTCGTGGAGGCGTTTCTCGAGGATCTCGAGCGCGCGCACCAGGCACCGGACATCGCGTGA
- a CDS encoding Lrp/AsnC family transcriptional regulator produces the protein MTELDKTDRAILAAVQRDGRLPIARLAESVGLSETPCARRLKRLETDGYIERYRAQLSRQALGFGVVAFVLVRFATHDRRVADRFEREVLGIERILACHNVAGTADYLLQVVARDLDDYGTFVRDSLRMLPGVTSIESALSLREVKHDAGLPVP, from the coding sequence ATGACCGAACTCGACAAAACCGATCGCGCGATCCTCGCTGCGGTGCAGCGCGACGGCCGCCTGCCGATCGCGCGTCTCGCCGAATCCGTCGGCCTGTCCGAGACGCCTTGCGCGCGGCGCCTCAAACGTCTCGAAACCGACGGCTACATCGAGCGCTACCGCGCGCAACTGTCGCGCCAGGCGCTCGGCTTCGGCGTCGTCGCGTTCGTGCTCGTGCGGTTCGCGACGCACGACCGCAGGGTCGCCGACCGGTTCGAGCGGGAAGTGCTGGGCATCGAGCGGATCCTGGCGTGCCACAACGTCGCGGGCACGGCCGACTACCTGCTGCAGGTGGTCGCGCGCGACCTCGACGACTACGGCACGTTCGTGCGCGACTCGCTGCGGATGCTGCCGGGCGTGACGTCGATCGAATCGGCGCTGTCGCTGCGCGAGGTGAAGCACGACGCGGGGTTGCCGGTGCCGTGA
- the speB gene encoding agmatinase — MNDHTHFQPLGGNEMPRCGGIATMMRLPHVASAEGLDACFVGVPFDLGTSNRTGARFGPRQIRTESVLLRPYNMATRAAPFDSLQVADIGDVAINPYNLHDSIARIEAAYDAILEHDCKPITLGGDHTIALPILRAIHRKHGKVALIHVDAHADVNDTMMGEKIAHGTPFRRAVEEGLLHGDKVTQIGLRGTGYAAEDFDWCREQGFRVVQAEECWNKSLAPLMEEVRARVGDTPVYISFDIDGIDPAYAPGTGTPEIAGLTVPQALEIIRGAKGLNIVGCDLVEVAPPYDPFGTTALLGANLAYELLCVLPGVKYRD, encoded by the coding sequence ATGAACGACCACACCCATTTCCAGCCGCTCGGCGGCAATGAAATGCCGCGCTGCGGCGGCATCGCGACGATGATGCGCCTGCCGCACGTGGCGAGCGCCGAAGGACTCGACGCATGCTTCGTCGGCGTGCCGTTCGATCTCGGCACGTCCAACCGCACGGGCGCGCGCTTCGGCCCGCGCCAGATCCGCACCGAATCCGTGCTGCTGCGCCCGTACAACATGGCCACGCGCGCCGCGCCGTTCGATTCATTGCAGGTCGCCGACATCGGCGACGTCGCGATCAATCCGTACAACCTGCACGATTCCATCGCGCGCATCGAAGCCGCATACGACGCGATCCTCGAGCACGACTGCAAGCCGATCACGCTCGGCGGCGACCATACGATCGCGCTGCCGATCCTGCGCGCGATCCACCGCAAGCACGGCAAGGTTGCATTGATCCACGTCGATGCACACGCCGACGTGAACGACACGATGATGGGCGAAAAGATCGCGCACGGCACGCCGTTCCGCCGCGCGGTCGAGGAAGGCCTGCTGCACGGCGACAAGGTCACGCAGATCGGCCTGCGCGGCACGGGCTACGCGGCCGAGGATTTCGACTGGTGCCGCGAGCAGGGCTTCCGCGTCGTCCAGGCCGAGGAATGCTGGAACAAGTCGCTTGCGCCGCTGATGGAAGAAGTGCGCGCGCGCGTCGGCGACACGCCCGTCTACATCAGCTTCGACATCGACGGAATCGATCCGGCCTACGCACCGGGCACGGGCACGCCGGAAATCGCCGGCCTCACGGTGCCGCAGGCGCTCGAGATCATCCGCGGCGCGAAGGGGCTGAACATCGTCGGCTGCGATCTCGTCGAAGTCGCGCCGCCGTACGACCCGTTCGGCACCACGGCGCTGCTCGGCGCGAACCTCGCGTACGAGCTGCTGTGCGTGCTGCCCGGCGTCAAGTACCGCGACTGA
- a CDS encoding LysE family translocator, translating into MISTHLLLIYLAALAAIYAVPGPDMALVLQTSIGRGVRPGMAAAAGLSLARTAHVTLSACGVAALIRSAPWLYEVIRYGGALYLAYVAIQVFRSPVFALGDSDAAATADELRQSFVKGLLTNLLNPKALLFCSVLLPQFVRPEAGPVVVQMFELGALLVVTGVCFDLACVFGASRIAAWMRAHPLAQTVQRWTFSAALIGFALRLSMD; encoded by the coding sequence ATGATTTCCACGCATTTGCTGTTGATCTATCTCGCCGCGCTGGCGGCCATTTATGCGGTGCCGGGGCCCGACATGGCGCTCGTGCTGCAGACCAGCATCGGTCGCGGCGTGCGGCCGGGGATGGCGGCGGCGGCCGGCCTGTCGCTCGCGCGCACCGCGCACGTGACGCTGTCCGCATGCGGCGTCGCGGCACTGATCCGCAGCGCGCCGTGGCTGTACGAGGTGATCCGCTACGGCGGCGCGCTCTATCTCGCGTATGTCGCGATCCAGGTGTTCCGCTCGCCCGTGTTCGCGCTCGGCGACAGCGATGCGGCGGCGACCGCCGACGAGCTGCGGCAGTCGTTCGTGAAGGGGCTGCTGACGAACCTGCTGAACCCGAAGGCGCTGCTGTTCTGCTCGGTGCTGCTGCCGCAGTTCGTGCGGCCCGAGGCCGGGCCGGTCGTCGTGCAGATGTTCGAACTCGGCGCGCTGCTGGTTGTGACCGGCGTGTGCTTCGACCTCGCGTGCGTGTTCGGCGCGTCGCGCATCGCGGCGTGGATGCGCGCGCATCCGCTCGCGCAGACCGTGCAGCGCTGGACGTTTTCCGCGGCGCTGATCGGTTTCGCGCTGCGCCTGTCGATGGACTGA